DNA sequence from the Sceloporus undulatus isolate JIND9_A2432 ecotype Alabama chromosome 4, SceUnd_v1.1, whole genome shotgun sequence genome:
gaaggcacatacagacacaaACCCTGATGAATTAAATGGGTCTTAGTCAGGGTAAATATGAGTTAAGATTGCACTAAGTCTGTTAAACTGTTAGTGCATGTTTCTTAGGAGTACTATTTGAATGCTACATCTAAAGAGCAATCTTAAAATACTGCACTAAGACCTACTTCTTAATGTGCTTTTGAAAGGTTGCTGGGCTGTAACAATTGAGAATGCAGGGGAGGATGCACTTAAAGTTATAAAGCCACTGCCCATAGAAAATATCTGTCCCCCCTCTCTTCCCATATAGAGCACTAGAAGGTCAAGAAAAAGGTGCTTAACCTTTTCCTTGACAAGTTCATTTTCTATGGTCAGGCATATTGATTGATTTGCTGATGCATTCTGCCATGTGATTTCCCAGCTACAGTGATATAGACTAGGGACAGAATTACCACCTCATTTGGCCTtggtgtaattttaaaaatgtaagaagaagaagaagaagaagagtagagGCAGCAGGccataatggtttgagttttggactacaactctagagactatgaccctggagaccagagtcatgaatcccactgggacaagtcacatgctcttagcctcaggtaaaggcaatggcaaacctcctctgaacaaatcttgccaaaaaaatcccatgatgggtttgcctctgggtcaccataaatcggaaacagcttgaaggcacacaacaacaacaacaacaaaatgttcataTAACTGTATGTATGGGAAGGTTTGTGAGAAGTTCATTATGTTAGAAGGATGCAACTCGTAAAATGATTCTTGGGCTCTTTTGACACAGCAGGAATACAGAAACACCTTAACTACATCTTTGAGAAGTAAGTTAAAATGACTGCAGATTCAAAGTATAAATGGGCACCATTATCTAATATTGAcaataatttgttgttgctgtgtgcctttaaattttttctgacttatggtgactctaagacatcAATATAATGGGGGTTTCTATGATTGAGAGTGCATGATTCATgctaggtcacccagtaggtttccatggccaagttggaatcaaatcctgatttcTAGAgtcatccagtgctcaaaccactaataataatataatataattttatttatttatttatttatttataccacgCTCTTCACGTTGTTAATTACACATttccctacaccacactggcactggTAATATTCCATATTAAATATAATCTATGTCTGTCTACCATATTGGAATTGGTTTCTCTGTTCGAAATGTCAAATTCATAATTGCAAACACCATCTGAAAGAAAGCCTGCATCATTTGCACAGTTCACCAAAATAACTTTATTTCCTATGATAACAGTAAGTCCAagtgaaatgaaagggaaagctaGAGGAAAGAACATATACATTCAGAATTTTAGCTGAATACCAATGGGTTGGCAACGTGTAGAATGGTTGCTAAAGGAAGAATAGAGTTGCCCCAAAATTGAGAGCCACTAGCTCTTTATACAAAGGGGATAAATTCTCCAATAAACAAAATAACCGCAGTCCTAAGATGTACCACACCAGTAAGTAGAATGGATCTGCTTTGTTGTTTTCCAGCACAATAACTTCCATCTCTAGTAcaagtcaattaaaaaaaaagggggggggatatttacAGTAAAGCTTACGGTAAGGTAGCTTACTCTAGTAATGTACAGGGCCCTGCAAAATGAATATAAAAAGTCCTGCTATAAGTACACATTCTCTTGATCATGCATAGATGGGCTCTTTGGACCACCGTAAAGCTCTGTGATCTTCAAACATCTACCTTAATGTAACAATCACTGCCTTTAAGAGTAAAATTTTAAAGAGTATGTAGTTTGCATACTCTGTTGCTTCATCCCCAAAATCACATCAAGCAAACATACAAAGGTTCTGCAACGTATTATATCAGAATCAAGTTGGCATCTGATACTGAGAACTAACAACGTGACCAATTCACAGTAATATTTTAAGCATCACAACAGTATTACAACTATCAACTTGTCTAGCAGTTACTATTAACTAGTTAACCATAAAATATTTaacagcctcagaaaactctaaACCACATTATGTACTATGTATTTTCAGTACAAATTAtagcaaaataaaatttcaaaaatgataTTCTGCTAAAAAAATGCATTAAAGTTGCACTGAGTAGATATAAACAGCTTATTTAACAGCTTATTGGAGCATTCTTCAGCTGAATTTTAGACTAGAATAAGGCTATAATGAATTTCCATGGTCCACTGGGAGCCACATGGAAGAAGGACTAGAAATTCTTATAGTACAAGGGCATCCTTGAAGCACAACAGGATAGGTGACACACTATTTATgagagagtttctttttcaaAGAAGCAGGCATCTCAGGTGGTGGGGGGCGAGGCAGCCTAAGATAAACCTTAACAGAGTCATAAATGAACCACTGCAGGGCGGTGAGGGTGCCAATCATCAGGATGCGTGTGAAAAGGCCTTTCCAGATGCCATACATGCCCAACCTCCTGAGGACACCTATGGCAGTGCTGCCCTTTTCTTTGTTGAGCACAGACACCACAGAATCAGCTGGATGTGAGACTATAGCACAGAAGATGCCAGCAATATAGCCACCAACAAACGTGACCCCAAGTTGTTCCATCTTGCTGCACTTATCACGCGGCTTGGGTACGACGTATTTATACAGAGCCTCCACCGTTCGTTCAAAGCAGGAAAACTTCATCATGGTATACGGGATCTGGCGCATCCACAATGGAGACACGCCTTTATAGAAAGCCCACAGTCCTTCTTCAAAGTACATCTTGGGAACTGCCTCCCGCAGCGTGTTCGCATAGCCATGCTGGGTCTGAATTCGTACCTTGACCGCTTCCATTGGGGCCAAGGCAATGTCAGCGAAAAACTCAGCACTGGCTGAAGCAGCAAGGTAGACGCTGGTTCGCCACAGATATGCCTGTTCAGGACCCAACAAGTCAGAGTAATAGATCTTGAAGTACTCGTAGAGACCAAACTTGCCAAGCCCTTGCATTGAGTAACCTATGGCTGTTGGGGCCCACCCCTTGACCAGACCACGCAGCCCTTCCTCTCGCACGGTGAGATTAAGGCCTTGCACAAGCCCCCGGTAGCGGCCTGGTTCCACCTGCATCCGGCACTTCACCACGTCCAGCGGCACAACTGCTGTGTGGGTCGCACCACAGCTCAAGACACCCCCCAGGGAGCACAGCACCAGATAGGACAGCGACCCATATTCACAGCAATACTCCTCGTGAGGTTCAGGGTGGCTCTTCTGCTTGGATGCAGAAGCGGCCGATAGGAAGAGCCGGCGTCGGTGCACAGCGACGGTTTTGGCAGCTTCTGCATGCATTACACTATAATCGCTGTGATGAAGATGGGGTGAACGGCTGTCATCATTTTCTCCTTCTGTGCTCCAAGGCGTGGGGCAGAGAACCATCCAGAGCTGTGCCCAGAACCTGGGGTGAGGGTATAGGCTCCATCTGGGGGGCTTCACGTCCATTTTCTCCTGGCTGCTGAAGGCTTGGCTCTTGGTGGAAGAGGCCACTATTCTACACAGCCATGATATATGTTGAGAGGAAGACACCCGGACCATCCTGGCTTCCTCGTTCCAAGGCCTGCACTTTCCTTGGTCTGCAGAATAAGGACAAGGCATGATGGAGGCAGAGATGATAGAGAAAAACCTGTATGAGTCTGGAATTGCTGCTGTTTTCTCAACTGCCAGAACCAACCCCTGGGTTCTTCTGACCATAGAGCCCAGAGCCTAGAGAGGCCCACTTCTTCCTATAGGATGTAACAGGCCACTCTAgcccactcactcactcactcactcactctagTT
Encoded proteins:
- the LOC121927597 gene encoding phosphate carrier protein, mitochondrial-like isoform X2, with amino-acid sequence MVRVSSSQHISWLCRIVASSTKSQAFSSQEKMDVKPPRWSLYPHPRFWAQLWMVLCPTPWSTEGENDDSRSPHLHHSDYSVMHAEAAKTVAVHRRRLFLSAASASKQKSHPEPHEEYCCEYGSLSYLVLCSLGGVLSCGATHTAVVPLDVVKCRMQVEPGRYRGLVQGLNLTVREEGLRGLVKGWAPTAIGYSMQGLGKFGLYEYFKIYYSDLLGPEQAYLWRTSVYLAASASAEFFADIALAPMEAVKVRIQTQHGYANTLREAVPKMYFEEGLWAFYKGVSPLWMRQIPYTMMKFSCFERTVEALYKYVVPKPRDKCSKMEQLGVTFVGGYIAGIFCAIVSHPADSVVSVLNKEKGSTAIGVLRRLGMYGIWKGLFTRILMIGTLTALQWFIYDSVKVYLRLPRPPPPEMPASLKKKLSHK
- the LOC121927597 gene encoding phosphate carrier protein, mitochondrial-like isoform X1, with protein sequence MYQGKCRPWNEEARMVRVSSSQHISWLCRIVASSTKSQAFSSQEKMDVKPPRWSLYPHPRFWAQLWMVLCPTPWSTEGENDDSRSPHLHHSDYSVMHAEAAKTVAVHRRRLFLSAASASKQKSHPEPHEEYCCEYGSLSYLVLCSLGGVLSCGATHTAVVPLDVVKCRMQVEPGRYRGLVQGLNLTVREEGLRGLVKGWAPTAIGYSMQGLGKFGLYEYFKIYYSDLLGPEQAYLWRTSVYLAASASAEFFADIALAPMEAVKVRIQTQHGYANTLREAVPKMYFEEGLWAFYKGVSPLWMRQIPYTMMKFSCFERTVEALYKYVVPKPRDKCSKMEQLGVTFVGGYIAGIFCAIVSHPADSVVSVLNKEKGSTAIGVLRRLGMYGIWKGLFTRILMIGTLTALQWFIYDSVKVYLRLPRPPPPEMPASLKKKLSHK